One genomic window of Vibrio parahaemolyticus includes the following:
- a CDS encoding DUF3955 domain-containing protein, whose translation MKFLRKYKISVLFCISGILCLIAYNTIGSYVDENGFLVEPFGFIPLFWLFQLLALVALVVTFVKHRKVQ comes from the coding sequence ATGAAATTTCTCCGTAAGTATAAAATAAGCGTTCTTTTCTGTATCAGCGGTATTTTGTGTTTAATTGCTTATAACACCATCGGTTCATACGTAGATGAGAATGGCTTCTTAGTTGAGCCATTTGGGTTCATTCCTTTATTTTGGCTTTTTCAGCTACTGGCGTTAGTGGCTTTGGTTGTTACCTTCGTTAAACATAGAAAGGTTCAGTAA
- a CDS encoding class I SAM-dependent methyltransferase, which yields MKLEDVVPWGRTLKEYELMFNILEEDKEKRILGCGDGPASFNAELTQSGRYVVSIDPIYQFSKEQISRRIDEVRPIIMQQLTKNLDGYVWDVIGSPQALENTRMMAMNHFLADYEDGKNSQRYVSGSLPQLPFDDKEFDLALCSHFLFLYDEHVSEREHIQAITELVRVSHEVRIYPLISLNGKPSSYLSGVVRHLESLGISVSLKSVEYEFQKGATQMLVVKAA from the coding sequence GTGAAATTAGAAGATGTTGTTCCTTGGGGGCGAACGCTCAAAGAATATGAGCTAATGTTTAACATACTTGAAGAAGATAAAGAGAAAAGAATCCTTGGATGCGGTGATGGTCCTGCAAGTTTTAATGCAGAATTGACCCAAAGTGGGCGCTATGTAGTTTCAATTGACCCTATTTATCAGTTTTCTAAAGAGCAAATAAGCCGTAGGATCGATGAAGTCCGCCCGATAATAATGCAGCAGCTAACGAAAAATTTGGATGGTTATGTCTGGGATGTAATAGGTTCTCCGCAGGCGTTAGAGAACACTAGAATGATGGCAATGAACCACTTTTTAGCCGATTATGAAGATGGTAAAAATTCGCAAAGGTACGTTAGTGGCTCACTGCCTCAACTTCCATTTGACGACAAAGAATTTGATCTAGCATTGTGTTCTCACTTTTTGTTTCTTTATGACGAGCATGTATCTGAACGAGAGCATATTCAAGCTATTACCGAGCTTGTTCGCGTATCACACGAGGTTAGGATATACCCTTTGATTTCGTTAAATGGTAAACCCTCAAGTTATTTATCTGGGGTGGTTAGGCATTTAGAGAGTCTTGGTATTTCTGTAAGCCTAAAAAGTGTTGAATATGAGTTTCAAAAAGGCGCAACCCAGATGCTTGTGGTAAAAGCCGCATAA